The Pseudomonas sp. G2-4 genome window below encodes:
- a CDS encoding ABC transporter ATP-binding protein produces MSSALSIRQLTKTYGNGFQALSGIDLDVAEGDFFALLGPNGAGKSTTIGILSTLVNKTSGTVNIFGHDLDREPAALKRCIGVVPQEFNFNQFEKTFDIVVTQAGYYGIPPKIANERAEQYLTQLGLWDKRDVPSRSLSGGMKRRLMIARALVHEPRLLILDEPTAGVDIELRRSMWTFLTELNQKGITIILTTHYLEEAEQLCRNIGIIDHGTIVENTSMRQLLSQLHVETFLLDLKNDLQVAPQLIGYPARLVDSHTLEVQVDKAVGITGLFSQLALQNIEVLSLRNKTNRLEELFVSLVEKNLAKVAV; encoded by the coding sequence ATGAGTTCCGCTCTGTCCATCCGGCAGTTAACCAAAACCTACGGCAACGGTTTCCAGGCCCTGAGTGGTATCGATCTGGACGTCGCTGAAGGTGACTTCTTCGCCTTGCTCGGCCCCAACGGCGCCGGCAAATCCACCACCATCGGTATTCTTTCCACCCTGGTGAACAAAACCAGCGGCACGGTGAATATCTTCGGCCATGACCTGGACCGCGAGCCCGCCGCCCTCAAGCGCTGTATAGGCGTGGTGCCCCAGGAGTTCAACTTCAACCAGTTCGAGAAAACCTTCGACATCGTCGTGACCCAGGCCGGTTACTACGGTATTCCGCCGAAGATCGCCAACGAGCGCGCCGAGCAGTACCTGACTCAGTTGGGGTTGTGGGACAAGCGTGACGTGCCGTCCCGTTCATTGTCCGGCGGCATGAAGCGCCGACTGATGATTGCCCGCGCACTGGTGCACGAACCGCGCCTGTTGATCCTCGACGAACCGACCGCGGGCGTGGACATCGAACTGCGCCGTTCGATGTGGACCTTTCTGACTGAACTGAACCAGAAAGGCATCACCATCATCCTCACCACGCATTACCTGGAAGAGGCCGAGCAGCTGTGCCGCAACATCGGCATCATCGACCACGGCACCATTGTCGAAAACACCAGCATGCGGCAGTTGCTCAGCCAACTGCATGTGGAAACCTTTCTGCTGGACCTTAAAAACGATCTGCAGGTCGCGCCGCAGCTCATCGGTTATCCGGCCCGACTGGTGGACAGCCACACCTTGGAAGTCCAAGTGGATAAAGCCGTTGGCATTACCGGGTTGTTCAGCCAACTGGCGCTGCAAAACATTGAAGTGTTGAGCCTGCGTAACAAAACCAATCGCCTTGAGGAGTTGTTCGTGTCCCTGGTGGAGAAAAATCTGGCGAAGGTGGCGGTATGA
- a CDS encoding ABC transporter permease has product MSSELRPNLIALNTIVYREVRRFMRIWPQTLLPPAITMVLYFVIFGNLIGRQIGDMGGFTYMDYIVPGLIMMSVITNAYGNVVSSFFGAKFQRSIEELMVSPVSPHIILIGYTLGGVLRGLAVGLIVTLLSLFFTDLQVHHLGVTILVVVFTATIFSLLGFINAVFARNFDDISIIPTFVLTPLTYLGGVFYSISLLPPFWQTVSLANPVLHMVNAFRYGILGVSDIKISVAITFMVVATLALYIGCARLLVSGRGMRT; this is encoded by the coding sequence ATGAGTTCCGAACTGCGCCCCAACCTCATCGCCCTCAATACCATCGTTTACCGCGAAGTCCGGCGCTTTATGCGGATCTGGCCGCAGACCCTGCTGCCGCCGGCCATCACCATGGTTTTGTACTTCGTCATTTTCGGCAACCTGATCGGCCGGCAGATCGGCGACATGGGTGGTTTCACGTATATGGACTACATCGTGCCGGGGCTGATCATGATGTCGGTGATCACCAATGCCTACGGCAACGTGGTGTCGAGTTTCTTCGGTGCCAAGTTCCAGCGTTCGATCGAGGAACTGATGGTCTCGCCGGTTTCGCCTCATATCATCCTGATCGGCTACACCTTGGGCGGTGTATTGCGCGGCTTGGCGGTGGGCTTGATCGTGACCTTGCTGTCGCTGTTCTTCACCGATCTGCAGGTGCATCACTTGGGGGTGACGATATTGGTGGTGGTATTCACGGCGACGATCTTTTCGCTGCTGGGTTTCATCAATGCGGTGTTTGCGCGCAACTTTGATGACATTTCCATTATCCCGACGTTTGTGCTGACGCCGCTGACCTACCTGGGTGGGGTGTTCTACTCGATCTCGCTGCTGCCGCCGTTTTGGCAGACTGTGTCGCTGGCCAACCCGGTGCTGCACATGGTTAACGCTTTCCGCTATGGGATTCTTGGGGTTTCGGACATCAAGATCAGCGTCGCGATTACCTTCATGGTGGTGGCGACCTTGGCGCTTTATATTGGTTGTGCGCGGTTGTTGGTGAGTGGGCGGGGGATGCGTACCTGA
- a CDS encoding PA2817 family protein, whose product MSNVVADHLVLLDHLRSILVAVGEAEQVPEESHALFLERFDELRAQLPVDPIESQYLGQDLLCQVIVRYPQIAHLVPRDLLWYFAGDCLHYMPDEEIALYQALEERRFEAEQNDEPFDWNQEKQLLAMSDQDSKH is encoded by the coding sequence GTGTCCAATGTCGTTGCCGATCACCTTGTCTTGCTTGACCACTTGCGCAGCATCCTGGTCGCCGTGGGTGAGGCCGAACAGGTTCCCGAAGAAAGCCATGCCCTGTTTCTGGAGCGCTTCGACGAGTTGCGCGCGCAATTGCCCGTTGACCCAATCGAAAGCCAATACCTGGGTCAGGATCTCTTGTGCCAGGTGATTGTCCGTTACCCACAGATCGCCCACCTGGTGCCGCGCGACCTGCTCTGGTACTTCGCCGGGGACTGCCTGCACTACATGCCCGACGAAGAAATCGCCCTGTACCAAGCCTTGGAAGAACGTCGTTTCGAGGCCGAACAAAACGACGAGCCCTTCGACTGGAACCAGGAAAAACAATTGCTGGCGATGTCGGATCAGGACAGCAAGCACTGA
- a CDS encoding glutathione S-transferase — protein sequence MLKIWGRKNSSNVRKALWCAEELGLAYEAIDAGGAFGVVDTPEYRAKNPNGRVPMIEDDGFVLWESNTIVRYLAARHASGSSWYPADLQARAKAEKWMDWTTSSFAGPFRTVFWGVLRTPAEQQDWVAIQAAIQECNDLLAMVEQTLSEQPYLSGDEIGMGDIPLGSFIYAWLEMPIERAALPHVQAWYTRLQQRPAYRKAVMTALT from the coding sequence ATGCTGAAGATCTGGGGCCGGAAAAATTCTTCCAACGTGCGCAAGGCGCTGTGGTGCGCCGAGGAGCTGGGGCTGGCCTATGAGGCCATCGACGCCGGTGGGGCATTCGGCGTGGTGGATACCCCCGAATACCGTGCAAAAAACCCCAACGGCCGCGTGCCAATGATCGAAGACGACGGTTTCGTGCTCTGGGAGTCCAACACCATCGTGCGTTACCTGGCCGCCCGCCATGCGTCGGGTTCATCGTGGTATCCCGCTGACCTACAGGCACGGGCCAAGGCTGAAAAATGGATGGACTGGACCACGTCCAGTTTTGCCGGACCGTTTCGCACCGTGTTCTGGGGTGTCTTGCGTACCCCGGCCGAGCAGCAGGACTGGGTGGCCATCCAGGCGGCGATCCAGGAGTGTAACGACTTGCTGGCGATGGTGGAGCAGACGTTGAGCGAACAGCCCTATCTCTCGGGTGATGAAATCGGCATGGGCGATATTCCCCTGGGCAGTTTCATTTATGCCTGGTTAGAGATGCCCATCGAGCGGGCTGCATTGCCTCACGTGCAGGCTTGGTACACCCGGTTGCAACAGCGTCCGGCTTACCGTAAGGCCGTCATGACAGCGTTGACTTAA
- a CDS encoding acyl-CoA dehydrogenase, translated as MLLLWILVLVVGIAWLAHRRTAPLPALGIVAVYLLAMGIFSHAPGWLMLILWVMLAAVAAPLLLPDLRRKYFSAPMFDWFQKTLPPMSQTERDAIDAGTVWWDGELFSGRPDWDMLLAYPKIQLTEEEQAFLDGPTEALCAMVSDWQIGQAMDLPAEAWAHIKEHGFFALIIPKEYGGKGFSAYAHSQVAMKLATRSGDLASTVMVPNSLGPAELLLHYGTDEQRDHYLPRLARGDDIPCFALTGPLAGSDAGAMPDTGIICKGEWEGQETLGLRLNWEKRYITLGPVATLLGLAFKAYDPDHLLGDEEDLGISLALIPTDTPGVNIGRRHLPLGAAFMNGPNWGKDVFIPLDFLIGGQAMLGKGWMMLMNCLSVGRSISLPAVGTGAAKFTSLVTGQYTQVREQFNVPLSAFEGIQEAMARIGGNAWMMDAARMLTANAVDLGEKPSVLSAILKYHLTERGRECISHAMDVHGGKGIIMGPNNYLGRSWQGAPIFITVEGANILSRNLMIFGQGAIRCHPFVLKEMALATREDKDQALIEFDGLLLKHIGFAVSNAASTLVLNLGLGHFEKAPGNALSQGYFRALNRQAAAFALLADLSMMLLGGELKRRERLSARLGDVLSNLYLSSAALKRYHDLDSPDHMAPLFTWAMEESLGQSERALDELLRNFPNRVLGCLLRLVVFPFGRRHKGPNDRLDAEVAAVIGRAKGDPTLEELLQGCYRPQSADDPVGALQHACDLLAAAHPLHKKLHGALKQGQLNPAPGEHLIDAALDAGVLQAGEAQTLHAAEAARRKVIDVDDFDKDELTLAEAKVR; from the coding sequence ATGCTGTTGTTGTGGATACTGGTTCTGGTCGTCGGGATAGCCTGGTTGGCGCATCGGCGCACTGCCCCGCTGCCCGCGCTGGGTATCGTCGCGGTCTACCTGCTGGCCATGGGCATTTTCAGCCACGCCCCCGGCTGGCTGATGCTGATCCTCTGGGTGATGCTCGCTGCTGTCGCGGCGCCCCTGCTGCTGCCAGACCTGCGCCGCAAGTATTTCAGTGCGCCGATGTTCGACTGGTTCCAGAAAACCCTGCCGCCCATGTCCCAAACCGAACGCGACGCTATCGACGCGGGCACAGTCTGGTGGGATGGAGAACTGTTCAGCGGACGCCCGGACTGGGACATGCTGCTGGCCTACCCCAAAATACAACTGACCGAGGAGGAGCAGGCTTTCCTCGACGGTCCCACCGAAGCGCTCTGCGCCATGGTCAGTGACTGGCAGATCGGCCAGGCCATGGACCTGCCCGCCGAAGCGTGGGCCCACATCAAGGAGCATGGCTTCTTCGCGCTGATCATTCCTAAGGAATACGGCGGTAAAGGTTTTTCCGCCTACGCCCACTCCCAGGTGGCGATGAAACTGGCCACTCGCAGTGGCGACCTGGCATCCACCGTAATGGTCCCCAACTCCCTCGGCCCGGCGGAATTGTTGCTGCATTACGGCACTGACGAACAACGCGACCATTACCTGCCGCGCCTGGCCCGTGGCGACGATATTCCCTGCTTCGCCCTGACCGGGCCGCTGGCCGGCTCCGACGCCGGAGCAATGCCCGACACGGGCATCATCTGCAAGGGTGAATGGGAAGGCCAGGAAACCCTCGGCCTGCGCCTGAACTGGGAAAAGCGCTACATCACCCTTGGCCCGGTAGCCACCCTCCTCGGCCTGGCCTTCAAGGCTTATGACCCCGACCATCTGCTGGGCGATGAAGAAGACCTGGGCATCAGCCTCGCCTTGATTCCCACCGATACCCCAGGCGTCAATATCGGGCGTCGCCACCTGCCCCTCGGCGCCGCGTTCATGAACGGACCGAACTGGGGCAAGGACGTGTTCATCCCGCTGGACTTCCTCATCGGCGGACAGGCGATGCTCGGCAAGGGCTGGATGATGTTGATGAACTGCCTGTCGGTCGGACGCTCGATTTCCCTGCCGGCAGTCGGCACCGGTGCGGCGAAGTTCACCAGCCTGGTGACCGGCCAGTACACCCAGGTGCGCGAGCAATTCAACGTGCCGTTGTCGGCCTTCGAGGGCATCCAGGAAGCCATGGCGCGTATCGGCGGCAATGCCTGGATGATGGATGCCGCTCGCATGTTGACCGCCAACGCGGTGGACCTGGGGGAAAAACCTTCGGTCCTGTCGGCGATCCTCAAATACCACCTGACCGAACGTGGCCGCGAGTGCATCAGCCATGCCATGGACGTGCACGGCGGCAAGGGCATCATCATGGGCCCGAACAATTACCTGGGGCGCAGCTGGCAAGGTGCACCGATCTTCATCACCGTTGAAGGCGCGAATATTCTGTCGCGCAACCTGATGATCTTCGGCCAGGGCGCGATCCGCTGCCATCCGTTCGTGCTCAAGGAAATGGCCCTGGCAACCCGTGAAGACAAAGACCAGGCGCTGATCGAGTTCGATGGGTTGTTACTCAAGCACATTGGTTTCGCTGTCAGCAATGCCGCCAGCACCTTGGTGCTGAACCTGGGCCTGGGGCACTTTGAAAAAGCGCCGGGAAATGCCTTGAGCCAGGGTTATTTCCGCGCCCTCAACCGGCAGGCAGCGGCGTTCGCCCTGCTGGCGGACCTGAGCATGATGCTACTGGGGGGCGAGCTCAAGCGTCGCGAGCGCCTGTCGGCACGCCTGGGCGATGTATTGTCCAATCTGTATCTGTCCAGCGCAGCGCTCAAGCGTTACCACGACCTCGACTCGCCGGATCACATGGCGCCGCTATTCACCTGGGCCATGGAAGAAAGCCTGGGCCAGTCGGAGCGTGCACTGGACGAACTGCTGCGTAACTTCCCGAACCGGGTACTGGGTTGCCTGTTGCGCTTGGTGGTGTTCCCTTTCGGCCGCCGCCACAAAGGCCCGAACGACAGGCTCGACGCAGAAGTCGCCGCCGTGATCGGCCGGGCCAAGGGCGATCCCACCCTCGAAGAGTTGCTGCAAGGCTGCTATCGACCGCAATCGGCCGACGATCCGGTGGGCGCCCTGCAACACGCCTGCGACCTGCTGGCCGCCGCCCATCCGCTGCATAAAAAACTGCACGGCGCGCTCAAGCAAGGCCAACTCAACCCGGCCCCTGGTGAACACCTCATCGACGCAGCGCTCGACGCCGGTGTGCTGCAGGCTGGCGAAGCCCAGACCCTGCATGCGGCCGAAGCAGCGCGACGCAAGGTCATCGACGTGGATGATTTCGATAAAGACGAATTGACGCTCGCCGAGGCTAAAGTCCGCTGA